In Caldicellulosiruptor obsidiansis OB47, a single window of DNA contains:
- the trpB gene encoding tryptophan synthase subunit beta — protein MDRYFGRFGGMYAPETLMPALLEIEEEFCKLVKDENFILEYEYYLKNYVGRPSPLYFAKNLSEHLGVKIYLKREDLNHTGAHKINNCIGQALLAKHMGKKRLIAETGAGQHGVATATVAALFGMECEIFMGEEDAKRQFHNVQRMKMLGSKVRVVNKGSKTLKDAINEAMRDWSETFEYTFYLFGTAAGPHPFPTIVKYFQSVIGKETKEQIKRLEGRLPDYIFACVGGGSNAIGIFSAFLEDHEIKLIGVEGAGEGIHTGKTAATLCSGSVGILHGAKTYILQDEEGQIQNTHSISAGLDYPGVGPEHAYLKETGRVEYVGVTDKEAVEAFLLLTRLEGIIPALESSHALAEVIKRAKMGLFKTGDIVVVNLSGRGDKDINTVLELWKDDEL, from the coding sequence ATGGATAGGTATTTTGGAAGGTTTGGTGGAATGTATGCACCGGAAACTCTTATGCCAGCTCTTTTGGAGATAGAAGAAGAGTTTTGCAAGCTTGTGAAAGATGAAAATTTTATTCTTGAATATGAGTACTATCTTAAAAACTATGTTGGGAGACCATCGCCACTTTACTTTGCCAAAAACTTGAGCGAGCATCTTGGAGTTAAAATATATCTCAAAAGAGAAGACCTAAACCACACCGGTGCACATAAAATAAACAACTGCATTGGCCAGGCACTTTTGGCAAAGCATATGGGCAAAAAAAGACTTATTGCCGAGACAGGAGCAGGTCAGCACGGTGTTGCCACGGCTACAGTTGCTGCTCTTTTTGGGATGGAATGCGAGATATTTATGGGTGAAGAAGATGCAAAAAGGCAGTTTCATAACGTGCAGAGGATGAAAATGCTTGGCAGCAAGGTAAGAGTAGTTAATAAGGGAAGCAAGACCTTGAAAGACGCAATAAACGAGGCAATGCGTGACTGGAGCGAGACGTTTGAATACACCTTTTATCTTTTTGGCACGGCTGCAGGACCTCATCCATTCCCAACAATTGTAAAATACTTTCAAAGTGTGATCGGGAAAGAGACAAAAGAGCAGATAAAAAGGCTTGAAGGAAGACTTCCTGACTATATCTTTGCATGTGTTGGTGGTGGTTCTAATGCAATTGGCATCTTTTCAGCGTTTTTGGAAGATCATGAGATAAAACTTATTGGCGTTGAGGGTGCAGGAGAGGGAATACATACAGGCAAAACGGCTGCGACGCTATGTAGTGGGTCTGTCGGAATCTTGCATGGTGCAAAGACATATATTTTACAGGATGAGGAAGGGCAAATTCAAAACACACATTCAATCTCAGCAGGGCTTGACTACCCGGGTGTTGGACCAGAACATGCATATTTGAAAGAGACAGGAAGGGTTGAGTATGTAGGGGTTACTGACAAAGAAGCTGTGGAAGCATTTTTGCTGCTCACAAGGCTTGAAGGGATAATTCCAGCGCTGGAGTCGAGCCATGCCCTTGCAGAGGTTATTAAAAGGGCAAAGATGGGACTGTTCAAAACCGGTGACATTGTGGTTGTGAACCTTTCTGGAAGAGGTGATAAGGATATAAATACAGTACTTGAGCTTTGGAAGGATGATGAGCTATGA
- a CDS encoding anthranilate synthase component I family protein produces MEKVANVRPESSSGLFCYHDIGINIPFFEEYSNDSIDISNIDFDSIEGDFFFFENSQMVAFCFDRLLCVTVYRNRIEVDSEGTKKVFYGDICTMLDSILEGLIQKNAYITCQFSYHAVNLLEDIYSTDSPYIVLNVYRKNVLIDKLTGKKTLLVSKELEKAAAINLKKYQRTLFDVKSNVVFSTPKEYFISTVKQAKEDIRNGEIFQIVLSQIILVKSNILTSHLFYTMKEKNPSEYSIVINNEESQVICFSPETLIKKKGNTVKTFPIAGTYRINEGDDIAQKKIEILKDKKEISEHVMLVDLARNDLGRISKPGTVKVEEYLRIKRLYNLIHIYSIVTGELEEKSLTKTILSVFPAGTLTGAPKIRAMQLIEKYERQRRDLYGGAIGYIFKDQFDLAIAIRMAVKDKKESIIKLQSGAGIVNLSVPENEYQECLTKLRAFLRIMEVDENDIVNR; encoded by the coding sequence ATGGAAAAGGTGGCAAACGTGCGCCCCGAGAGCTCATCGGGGCTTTTTTGTTATCATGATATTGGAATCAATATACCTTTCTTTGAAGAATATTCAAACGATTCAATTGACATATCAAATATAGATTTTGATTCAATCGAGGGGGATTTCTTTTTCTTTGAAAATTCCCAAATGGTGGCTTTTTGCTTTGATAGGCTTTTGTGCGTCACAGTCTATCGTAACAGGATCGAGGTTGATTCTGAAGGTACTAAAAAAGTTTTCTATGGCGATATTTGTACAATGCTTGATAGCATATTGGAAGGTCTAATTCAAAAGAATGCTTATATCACCTGTCAGTTTAGCTACCATGCGGTAAATCTGTTAGAAGACATATATTCTACTGACAGTCCTTATATAGTTCTAAATGTTTACAGAAAAAATGTGCTTATTGATAAACTTACAGGAAAGAAAACTCTTTTGGTGAGCAAAGAATTGGAAAAAGCTGCTGCAATAAATTTAAAGAAGTATCAAAGAACTTTGTTTGATGTAAAGAGCAATGTGGTTTTTTCAACTCCAAAAGAGTACTTTATCAGCACAGTCAAGCAGGCAAAAGAGGATATCAGAAATGGTGAGATTTTTCAGATTGTTCTGTCTCAGATAATATTGGTCAAGAGCAATATCCTAACCAGCCATCTTTTTTACACAATGAAAGAGAAAAATCCTTCAGAGTACAGCATTGTGATAAACAATGAAGAAAGCCAAGTGATTTGTTTTTCGCCAGAGACTCTTATAAAGAAGAAAGGAAACACAGTAAAAACATTTCCAATTGCAGGAACATACAGGATAAATGAAGGCGATGATATTGCCCAGAAAAAGATTGAGATACTAAAAGACAAGAAAGAAATAAGTGAACATGTCATGCTTGTTGACCTTGCGCGAAATGACCTTGGAAGGATTTCAAAACCCGGAACTGTAAAAGTAGAAGAGTACTTGAGAATAAAAAGACTTTATAATCTCATTCATATATATTCAATTGTTACAGGTGAACTTGAAGAAAAAAGCCTCACAAAAACCATACTTTCTGTTTTCCCGGCCGGGACGCTGACCGGCGCACCAAAGATAAGAGCTATGCAGCTGATTGAGAAGTACGAAAGGCAGAGAAGAGACCTTTACGGAGGAGCAATCGGGTATATCTTCAAAGACCAGTTTGACCTTGCTATAGCTATAAGAATGGCTGTAAAGGACAAAAAGGAAAGCATTATCAAGCTTCAAAGCGGTGCGGGAATTGTGAATTTGTCAGTGCCCGAGAATGAATATCAAGAGTGTTTGACCAAACTCAGAGCGTTTTTGAGAATAATGGAGGTGGATGAAAATGATATTGTTAATAGATAA
- a CDS encoding phosphoribosylanthranilate isomerase, with amino-acid sequence MIVKFCGLKRLVDVEMCNKLQPDMIGLIFAPSPRKVEKDLAKDMVLAKSPSIKSVGVFKDQNISEVIEIATYLQLDFVQLHGKEDYECIKHLKDLGFRVIKAIEVETKEDIKRAKRYVEIADFVLLDRPKGSSLDITEFAKLADFDYIIAGGITPENIDKFLNLNPVGIDISSGIETDGFKDFTKMKKIIDKVNKYKVGETKNG; translated from the coding sequence ATGATAGTAAAGTTTTGCGGGCTAAAGAGGCTTGTTGATGTTGAGATGTGCAATAAACTTCAGCCTGATATGATAGGTTTAATATTTGCACCAAGTCCGAGAAAGGTTGAAAAGGACCTTGCAAAAGATATGGTTTTGGCAAAGAGTCCTTCAATAAAATCAGTGGGAGTTTTTAAAGACCAGAACATATCAGAGGTTATAGAAATAGCAACTTATCTTCAACTTGACTTTGTGCAGCTGCACGGCAAAGAAGATTATGAGTGTATAAAGCATTTGAAAGATCTTGGATTTAGGGTTATAAAGGCTATTGAAGTTGAAACTAAGGAAGATATAAAAAGAGCTAAACGCTATGTAGAAATAGCTGACTTTGTGCTTCTTGACAGACCTAAAGGCAGTAGTTTGGATATCACAGAATTTGCAAAACTTGCTGACTTTGATTATATCATTGCAGGTGGAATAACGCCTGAAAATATAGATAAGTTCTTAAATCTAAATCCAGTTGGGATTGACATCAGTTCAGGAATTGAAACAGATGGTTTTAAGGATTTTACAAAGATGAAAAAGATTATTGATAAGGTAAATAAATACAAGGTTGGTGAAACAAAAAATGGATAG
- a CDS encoding aminopeptidase P family protein has protein sequence MISTRIEKVFKRNESIKAVFVSKKENVRYLSNFKGDESFLLITREGAKYLLTDFRYTEQAKKEATEFEVIDYKGKLYDTIKDLMVSHNISEIFIEGYHLPFSVVNEMKEKLENRVYALSFSLDELRCVKDDEEIEKIKKAVEIADRAFAHILKLIKPGISENDVVAELSYFILKNGAKGFSFEPIIASGKRSSLPHGVATDKKIEAGDTVTIDFGCNFDGYMSDITRTVFVGKVENQMVKIYHIVKEAQQKAEEFIKEGLKANEVDKIARDYIGSFGYMEKFGHSLGHGVGLEIHELPRLSPKSETVLEENMVVTIEPGIYIEDFGGVRIEDIVVIKRSGCEILTKSSKDLMVI, from the coding sequence ATGATTAGCACAAGAATCGAGAAAGTGTTCAAAAGAAATGAGAGTATTAAAGCAGTTTTTGTGTCCAAAAAAGAAAATGTCAGATACCTTAGCAATTTCAAAGGCGATGAAAGCTTCCTGCTTATTACAAGAGAAGGAGCAAAGTATCTTTTGACAGACTTTAGGTATACCGAGCAGGCAAAAAAAGAAGCAACTGAATTTGAAGTTATCGACTACAAAGGAAAACTTTATGATACTATAAAAGACTTGATGGTATCACATAATATTTCAGAGATTTTTATTGAAGGTTATCACCTGCCATTTTCGGTTGTCAATGAGATGAAAGAAAAGCTTGAAAACAGGGTATATGCACTTTCATTTTCTTTGGATGAACTAAGGTGTGTGAAAGACGATGAAGAGATAGAGAAAATAAAAAAAGCTGTTGAGATTGCTGACAGAGCATTTGCACACATTTTAAAACTCATAAAACCGGGTATTTCAGAAAACGACGTGGTTGCAGAGCTGAGCTACTTTATATTAAAAAACGGTGCAAAAGGTTTTTCGTTTGAACCTATAATTGCCTCCGGCAAAAGAAGCTCTTTGCCACACGGTGTTGCAACAGACAAAAAGATTGAAGCTGGCGATACTGTTACAATTGACTTTGGATGCAACTTTGACGGCTACATGTCTGATATAACAAGGACGGTATTTGTAGGGAAAGTAGAAAATCAGATGGTAAAGATATACCATATAGTAAAGGAAGCTCAGCAAAAGGCAGAAGAGTTTATAAAAGAGGGCTTAAAGGCAAACGAAGTTGACAAGATTGCCCGCGACTATATAGGCTCTTTTGGCTATATGGAAAAGTTTGGACACTCTTTAGGACATGGTGTTGGCCTTGAAATTCACGAACTTCCAAGACTTTCACCAAAATCTGAGACGGTTTTAGAAGAAAATATGGTTGTCACAATAGAGCCTGGCATTTATATTGAAGATTTTGGTGGTGTGAGGATAGAAGATATAGTAGTTATAAAAAGAAGTGGATGTGAGATTTTAACAAAGTCATCAAAAGATTTGATGGTAATTTAA
- a CDS encoding TIM barrel protein produces the protein MIRFGPAGNSQSFYDAGYKSSVDAPKWLNSIGLSAYEYQCNKGVNISKEKARQIGQEAQKYDILISIHAPYYINFGSQEEEKLQKSKEYIYECVEVAKEMKAQRIVFHPGSCTKVERSLAFETAKKAILEVVNVVKEMQADGIFLCPETMGKKNNLGSSDEIIEICKMDEMLLPTIDFGHINAFEGGSLKTEEDFENLLKKFIDQLGYERMKCFHSHFSRIEYTSQGEKKHWNYEDKQFEPDFEPLAEALYKLKLEPVIICESKDYMAEDALVLKKIYQETLEKRM, from the coding sequence ATGATAAGATTTGGTCCTGCAGGAAACTCCCAGAGTTTTTACGATGCTGGTTATAAATCAAGCGTTGATGCGCCAAAGTGGTTAAATAGCATAGGGCTTTCTGCTTATGAGTACCAGTGTAACAAAGGTGTGAATATTTCAAAAGAAAAGGCAAGACAAATCGGTCAGGAAGCACAGAAATATGATATACTTATCTCCATTCATGCACCTTACTATATAAACTTTGGAAGCCAGGAAGAAGAAAAGCTGCAAAAGTCAAAAGAGTACATCTACGAATGCGTAGAAGTTGCAAAGGAGATGAAAGCTCAAAGGATTGTATTCCATCCTGGTTCGTGCACAAAGGTAGAAAGGAGTTTGGCTTTTGAAACAGCCAAAAAGGCAATATTGGAAGTTGTAAATGTGGTAAAAGAGATGCAGGCAGATGGAATTTTTTTGTGCCCAGAGACAATGGGTAAAAAAAACAATCTTGGCAGTAGCGATGAGATAATAGAGATTTGCAAAATGGACGAGATGCTGCTTCCAACCATTGATTTTGGACACATAAATGCTTTCGAAGGAGGGAGCTTAAAAACAGAAGAGGACTTTGAAAATTTACTCAAAAAATTTATTGACCAGCTTGGGTATGAGAGGATGAAATGCTTTCACAGCCATTTTAGCAGGATAGAGTACACATCACAGGGTGAAAAAAAACATTGGAACTATGAAGACAAACAGTTTGAGCCTGACTTTGAACCATTGGCAGAGGCTCTTTACAAGTTAAAGCTTGAACCTGTGATAATCTGTGAGTCAAAAGACTACATGGCAGAGGATGCTCTTGTTCTGAAAAAGATCTATCAAGAAACTTTAGAAAAAAGGATGTGA
- a CDS encoding anthranilate synthase component II → MILLIDNYDSFTFNLYQMIASKTQVAVFRNDKVTVDTIKKLNPAGIIISPGPGSPKDAGVSKEVVITFAGSIPILGVCLGHQVIGECFGARITHAKTIYHGMRSRIDLLESGKKSRLFKGVPERFFAGRYHSLVVEKSSSLKQLDIAAVSEDDEVMSLVNDGLRVYGIQFHPESILTPDGETIIQNFLEICYDGVGKDAHRCA, encoded by the coding sequence ATGATATTGTTAATAGATAACTATGACTCTTTTACGTTCAATCTTTACCAAATGATTGCAAGCAAAACACAGGTTGCTGTGTTCAGAAACGACAAGGTTACAGTTGATACAATAAAAAAGTTAAATCCGGCTGGCATAATAATTTCTCCAGGTCCCGGTAGCCCCAAAGATGCAGGTGTGAGCAAAGAGGTTGTAATTACATTTGCTGGTAGTATTCCGATCTTGGGTGTGTGTCTTGGTCATCAGGTGATTGGAGAGTGTTTCGGAGCACGAATTACTCATGCCAAAACAATTTACCATGGAATGAGATCGAGGATTGACCTACTTGAAAGCGGAAAGAAAAGCAGACTTTTTAAAGGTGTACCAGAGAGGTTTTTTGCAGGAAGGTACCATTCACTTGTGGTTGAGAAATCTTCGTCTTTGAAACAGCTTGATATAGCTGCTGTGAGCGAAGATGATGAGGTCATGTCCCTGGTAAATGATGGCTTGAGAGTCTATGGGATTCAGTTTCATCCTGAGTCAATCCTGACTCCTGATGGTGAGACAATTATTCAAAACTTTTTAGAAATATGCTATGATGGGGTGGGAAAAGATGCTCATCGATGTGCTTGA
- the trpC gene encoding indole-3-glycerol phosphate synthase TrpC, which yields MSVLERILSYKKEEVEKCKNLIPVEKIKKLAVEKIKSQCSENKFKRIFKKEKFCIIGEIKRASPSEGVISEEANAKAIAKMYEDLGFFAISVLTERFFFKGSEQDLIEVKKAVSLPVLRKDFIIDIWQLYQTKMIGADAALLITKALSEKQLTIFIKILEILDIVPLVEVENEYEIEKALKCGAKLIGINNRNLDDLSVDITKTERLLKYIPKEVAVISESGIKTKEDFEYILMLGVDGCLIGTSFMKSQNPLEIIGDRI from the coding sequence ATGAGTGTGCTTGAGCGTATCTTGAGCTATAAAAAAGAAGAGGTAGAAAAGTGTAAAAATCTCATACCTGTTGAAAAAATAAAAAAACTTGCAGTTGAAAAGATTAAAAGTCAGTGTTCAGAAAACAAGTTCAAAAGAATATTCAAAAAAGAAAAATTCTGTATAATTGGTGAAATAAAAAGAGCATCACCTTCGGAGGGTGTAATATCAGAGGAGGCCAATGCAAAAGCAATAGCAAAGATGTATGAAGATTTAGGGTTTTTTGCTATATCAGTTTTGACAGAAAGGTTTTTTTTCAAGGGTTCGGAACAAGACTTGATTGAAGTAAAAAAAGCTGTATCTCTGCCTGTGCTAAGAAAAGACTTTATCATTGATATCTGGCAGCTTTACCAGACAAAGATGATAGGCGCAGACGCAGCTTTGCTTATTACGAAAGCTTTGTCAGAAAAACAGCTTACAATATTCATCAAAATTTTGGAAATTCTTGACATAGTACCGCTTGTTGAGGTTGAAAATGAATACGAAATTGAAAAAGCTTTGAAGTGTGGTGCAAAACTCATAGGAATCAACAACAGAAACCTGGATGATTTGTCGGTGGACATAACAAAGACAGAAAGGCTTTTGAAGTATATTCCAAAAGAAGTTGCTGTGATAAGCGAAAGCGGAATTAAAACAAAAGAAGATTTTGAATATATTCTTATGCTCGGTGTTGATGGATGTTTGATAGGGACATCTTTTATGAAATCACAAAATCCGCTTGAAATAATTGGTGATAGGATATGA
- the aroQ gene encoding type II 3-dehydroquinate dehydratase has translation MKKVLVINGPNLNLLGIREKNIYGSVSYEDVLKSISQKAQELGFEVEFFQSNHEGSIIDKIHSAYNEKVDAIIINPGAFTHYSYAIHDAIKAVNIPTIEVHISNIHAREEFRHKSVIAPACTGQISGFGIKSYIIALYALKEILD, from the coding sequence ATGAAAAAGGTCTTGGTCATAAACGGCCCAAATCTTAATCTTCTTGGAATAAGAGAAAAAAATATATATGGCAGCGTATCGTACGAAGATGTCCTCAAATCTATTTCACAAAAAGCACAGGAACTTGGATTTGAAGTTGAGTTTTTCCAATCAAACCATGAAGGCAGTATAATAGACAAAATTCACAGTGCATATAATGAGAAGGTTGATGCTATTATAATAAACCCAGGTGCTTTTACTCATTATAGCTATGCAATCCATGACGCGATAAAAGCTGTAAACATTCCAACGATTGAAGTGCACATTTCCAACATTCATGCAAGAGAGGAGTTCAGACACAAAAGTGTGATTGCTCCTGCTTGCACAGGGCAAATCTCTGGTTTTGGCATCAAAAGCTATATAATAGCACTTTATGCTTTGAAAGAAATTTTAGACTAA
- a CDS encoding PLD nuclease N-terminal domain-containing protein, which translates to MLGNMDMEEMLKLLAPVIVLQFALMIFCLVKLKNDKVKYLPKWVWALIIIIFNFIGPILYLLIGRERD; encoded by the coding sequence ATGCTCGGAAATATGGATATGGAAGAAATGCTAAAATTACTTGCACCTGTAATTGTTCTGCAGTTTGCTCTTATGATTTTCTGTCTTGTCAAGTTGAAGAATGACAAAGTTAAATATCTTCCAAAATGGGTATGGGCGCTAATTATAATTATTTTTAATTTTATAGGTCCCATACTTTATCTTTTAATTGGAAGAGAGCGTGATTAG
- the sigY gene encoding RNA polymerase sigma factor SigY, producing the protein MDEKSLIEEAKKGNKEALYTLIENNLNILSGFVMKMTQDYHFAQDVVQETLLKAIMNIDKFSPDAKFSTWLIKISINVYKDFLKKNKRYAYLDDSYKDYVQDVEHVAISNSEYKDICSAVLSLDYKFRAVFILKHFYGYKYKEIAKILNCPVGTVRSRLHFAIKFLIKELEKKGVLESESKEE; encoded by the coding sequence GTGGATGAAAAAAGTTTAATAGAAGAGGCAAAGAAAGGAAACAAAGAAGCCCTGTACACGCTCATTGAAAATAACTTAAATATCCTCTCAGGTTTTGTGATGAAGATGACTCAAGATTATCATTTTGCCCAGGATGTTGTTCAAGAAACCCTTTTAAAAGCTATAATGAACATAGATAAGTTCTCACCAGATGCAAAGTTTTCAACATGGCTTATAAAAATCTCTATAAACGTGTACAAGGATTTTTTGAAAAAAAATAAAAGATATGCCTACTTGGATGACTCATACAAAGATTATGTGCAGGACGTAGAACATGTTGCCATATCAAATAGTGAATACAAGGACATCTGTAGCGCTGTTTTGTCACTTGATTATAAATTCAGGGCTGTTTTTATTCTAAAACATTTTTATGGATATAAATACAAAGAAATTGCCAAAATTTTAAACTGTCCTGTCGGGACAGTAAGGTCAAGGCTTCATTTTGCCATAAAGTTTCTGATAAAAGAGCTTGAAAAGAAAGGAGTGCTGGAGAGTGAAAGCAAAGAAGAATGA
- the trpD gene encoding anthranilate phosphoribosyltransferase: MLIDVLEAVTNKKDLEYDQVKNLLDSILEGELDEIKFGAFLAALKTKGETEKEISAFVDAFYDRARKINFDHQRTIDTCGTGGDGKGTFNISTAAAIVLSCFDVKVAKHGNRSITSNSGSADILEKLGIDIQPEEDKVLKGLEKLNFAFLFAPLYHPAMKKVANLRRALGIRTVFNILGPLLNPVPLKYQVVGTFSFDAQEKVASVLRGKRKKAAVIHSLDGLDEISVSQKTRVLEIQDNNIKEYYIDPKDYGIEFDTSSIRGFSPEENARILISVLEGEKSPYFWAVVLNCGFALYICEVAKDVEEGIKLSSKAIESREAYLKLQELKQFYKSGV; this comes from the coding sequence ATGCTCATCGATGTGCTTGAGGCTGTCACAAACAAAAAGGATTTGGAATATGATCAGGTAAAAAATCTTCTCGACAGTATCTTGGAAGGAGAACTTGATGAGATAAAGTTTGGTGCATTTTTGGCAGCGCTAAAAACAAAGGGTGAAACAGAAAAAGAGATTTCAGCATTTGTTGATGCCTTTTATGACAGGGCAAGAAAAATTAACTTTGACCACCAAAGAACAATTGATACATGTGGAACAGGTGGCGATGGAAAAGGCACTTTTAACATCTCAACAGCTGCTGCTATTGTTCTTAGCTGTTTTGACGTAAAAGTAGCAAAACATGGTAACAGAAGTATTACAAGCAATTCAGGATCAGCCGACATCTTAGAAAAACTTGGTATAGATATCCAGCCTGAGGAAGATAAAGTTTTGAAAGGGCTTGAGAAACTGAACTTTGCATTTTTGTTTGCACCGCTGTATCATCCTGCCATGAAAAAGGTTGCAAATTTAAGAAGAGCGCTTGGTATCAGAACAGTTTTTAACATATTAGGTCCGCTTTTGAACCCTGTACCACTGAAATATCAAGTGGTTGGGACATTCAGCTTTGATGCGCAGGAGAAAGTGGCTTCTGTGCTAAGAGGCAAGAGAAAGAAAGCCGCTGTCATACACAGCCTTGACGGGCTTGACGAGATCTCAGTTTCTCAAAAGACAAGGGTGCTTGAGATACAAGACAACAATATCAAAGAATATTATATTGACCCAAAAGACTATGGAATTGAATTTGATACAAGCTCAATCAGAGGCTTTTCGCCTGAAGAAAACGCAAGGATTTTAATAAGTGTGCTTGAGGGAGAAAAGTCGCCTTATTTTTGGGCTGTTGTTTTAAATTGTGGATTTGCACTTTACATTTGCGAGGTTGCAAAAGATGTTGAAGAAGGAATTAAGCTTTCCTCAAAAGCAATCGAGAGCAGAGAAGCTTATTTAAAACTCCAAGAGCTTAAGCAGTTTTATAAATCGGGAGTGTAA
- a CDS encoding shikimate kinase, with protein sequence MKNIVLTGFMGSGKTTIGKLIAEKLDIELIDTDSEVIKELGMTIDKIFEVYGEKKFREVETMVIERVSKLENVVISTGGGVVLNPENVKLLRENGVIYFLYASAESILKRLKDDDTRPLLKNGDKLSNIIRLLNMRMPFYKNCDFEINTDILTPELAAEKIISIHLAKESKR encoded by the coding sequence ATGAAAAACATTGTGCTCACAGGTTTTATGGGAAGTGGAAAGACAACCATAGGAAAATTAATTGCCGAAAAACTCGATATAGAGCTTATTGACACAGACTCAGAGGTAATAAAAGAGTTAGGTATGACAATTGATAAGATATTTGAAGTGTATGGTGAGAAAAAATTCAGAGAGGTCGAAACAATGGTAATTGAAAGAGTTTCAAAGCTTGAAAATGTTGTCATCTCAACAGGTGGAGGGGTTGTTTTAAATCCTGAAAACGTAAAGCTTTTGAGAGAAAACGGAGTAATATATTTTTTGTATGCTTCTGCCGAAAGCATTCTCAAAAGGCTAAAAGACGATGATACAAGACCTCTTTTAAAAAATGGTGATAAGCTCAGCAACATCATCAGGCTTTTGAACATGAGAATGCCATTTTATAAGAACTGCGATTTTGAAATAAATACAGACATACTTACTCCAGAGCTTGCAGCAGAAAAGATAATCTCAATTCATTTAGCAAAGGAGAGTAAAAGATGA
- the trpA gene encoding tryptophan synthase subunit alpha, whose translation MNLIDERFEKLKKEGKKAFIGYVTFGYPSFEETLDYIKLVYSYVDILEIGFPFSDPIADGEIIQKASRKALSEGVKLNHLFESIEKFKKDKPVVLMLYANTVYKKGIDRFFESSKTCGVDGVIIPDVSFEESFEFKEVAEKFGIVYIDLVSISSLDRAKMIAKQAKGFLYCVSRKGVTGFKGQIDDRIFTFLKELKTVTSTPLAVGFGIKSKEDVEKFKDLADGIVIGSAIITKIDEGKDKLEDFLKEISESLKDK comes from the coding sequence ATGAATTTAATAGATGAAAGATTTGAAAAGCTAAAAAAAGAGGGAAAAAAAGCCTTCATAGGCTATGTTACGTTTGGGTATCCCTCTTTTGAAGAGACACTTGATTATATAAAGCTTGTATATTCATATGTAGACATTTTAGAGATTGGTTTTCCTTTTTCTGACCCTATTGCAGATGGTGAGATTATTCAAAAAGCCTCAAGAAAAGCTCTCAGTGAAGGTGTTAAATTGAACCACCTTTTTGAAAGTATTGAAAAGTTTAAAAAAGATAAGCCGGTTGTGCTAATGCTGTATGCAAACACAGTTTACAAAAAGGGAATTGATAGATTTTTTGAAAGTAGCAAAACTTGCGGTGTGGATGGCGTGATAATTCCCGATGTTTCGTTTGAAGAGAGCTTTGAGTTCAAAGAAGTAGCTGAAAAGTTTGGTATTGTCTATATAGACCTTGTATCAATATCTTCTCTTGATAGAGCTAAGATGATAGCAAAGCAGGCTAAAGGTTTTTTGTACTGCGTTTCAAGAAAAGGTGTGACAGGCTTTAAAGGGCAGATTGATGATAGGATTTTTACTTTTCTAAAAGAACTAAAAACCGTTACCTCAACACCTTTGGCAGTTGGATTTGGTATAAAGAGTAAAGAAGATGTTGAGAAATTTAAAGACCTTGCAGATGGTATTGTTATTGGAAGCGCAATAATCACAAAGATAGATGAAGGAAAAGACAAACTTGAAGATTTTTTGAAAGAAATCTCAGAAAGTCTAAAAGACAAATAA